In Haemophilus parainfluenzae, one genomic interval encodes:
- a CDS encoding cytochrome C assembly family protein, with protein MWFALFSIIFYILSLLLIAPFLMNSSEGKLSQSKIPFFLTALTAIVLHAVSTFPLLEDLASGQSFTLMQIASLMSVIIASLATLSMFLVSTMWFVLPIVYAFSIISLIFATFLSSHIIQMLNQNTLMLFHIGLSLFTYAVCFIATLYVIQLVWLDRNLKKRKIQFSPAIPPLMAVERHFFCLFAMGEALLTLTLISGTYHVLQAVTPENLHKAIFSFLAWISFGIACFGHWRLGWRGKRMIIYAISGIILLTIGYFGSRLI; from the coding sequence ATGTGGTTTGCCCTTTTTTCGATTATTTTTTACATTCTTAGTTTATTGTTGATCGCCCCATTTTTGATGAACTCATCAGAAGGGAAGTTGAGTCAAAGTAAAATCCCGTTTTTTCTGACCGCACTTACAGCAATTGTTCTGCATGCAGTCAGCACGTTCCCTCTGTTAGAGGATCTTGCCTCAGGGCAAAGTTTTACGCTAATGCAAATCGCTTCCTTAATGAGCGTCATTATTGCGTCATTGGCGACGCTTTCAATGTTTCTCGTTTCGACAATGTGGTTTGTTTTACCGATAGTGTATGCGTTTTCGATCATTAGCCTGATCTTTGCCACATTCTTATCAAGCCACATCATTCAAATGCTTAATCAGAACACGTTGATGTTGTTCCATATCGGCTTGTCGCTCTTTACCTACGCGGTATGTTTTATTGCAACGCTTTATGTGATCCAGTTGGTATGGTTAGATCGCAATTTGAAAAAGCGTAAAATCCAATTTTCGCCAGCAATTCCGCCATTGATGGCAGTAGAACGTCATTTCTTCTGTTTATTTGCGATGGGGGAAGCATTACTGACGCTCACTTTAATTTCTGGTACTTATCATGTGTTGCAAGCCGTGACTCCAGAAAATCTACACAAAGCGATTTTTTCTTTCCTTGCTTGGATTAGTTTTGGTATTGCTTGTTTTGGCCATTGGCGATTAGGATGGCGTGGAAAAAGGATGATTATTTACGCAATTTCGGGTATCATTCTGCTCACGATTGGCTATTTTGGCAGCCGTTTGATTTAA
- the ffh gene encoding signal recognition particle protein → MFENLSDRLSKTLRNISSKGRLTEDNIKETLREVRMALLEADVALPVVREFIAKVKESALGEEVNKSLTPGQEFLKIVQRELEKAMGEANESLNLATQPPAVILMAGLQGAGKTTSVGKLAKFLRERHKKKVLVVSADVYRPAAIKQLETLAQSVGVDFFPSDVKQKPVEIAKAALADAKLKFYDVLIVDTAGRLHVDTEMMDEIKQVHAALNPIETLFTVDAMTGQDAANTAKAFNEALPLTGVILTKVDGDARGGAALSIRQITGKPIKFLGVGEKTEALEPFHPDRVASRILGMGDVLSLIEDLERSVDREKAEKMAQKFKKGDDFTLDDFREQLREMKKMGGMMSMLEKLPGAKNLPDHVKNQVDDKMFIKMEAIINSMTLKERANPDIIKGSRRRRIALGSGTQVQDVNKLLKQFDEMQRMMKKMRKGGMAKMMRGMQGLMGGGGLGGLGGLGGMFKR, encoded by the coding sequence ATGTTTGAGAATTTATCGGATCGCCTTTCCAAAACGCTACGCAACATTAGCAGTAAAGGGCGTTTAACTGAAGATAATATTAAAGAAACGCTACGCGAAGTGCGTATGGCGTTATTAGAAGCTGACGTAGCTTTACCTGTTGTGCGTGAATTTATCGCCAAAGTAAAAGAAAGTGCGTTAGGCGAAGAAGTTAATAAAAGCTTAACGCCAGGCCAAGAGTTCTTAAAAATCGTTCAACGTGAACTCGAAAAAGCCATGGGTGAAGCCAATGAGAGCTTAAACCTAGCAACACAGCCACCTGCAGTTATTTTAATGGCGGGTTTACAAGGTGCGGGTAAAACCACCAGCGTGGGTAAATTAGCAAAATTCTTACGCGAACGTCATAAAAAGAAAGTGCTTGTAGTCTCTGCCGACGTATATCGTCCTGCAGCAATCAAACAGCTTGAGACCTTAGCACAATCTGTTGGTGTGGATTTCTTTCCATCTGATGTTAAACAAAAACCGGTAGAGATTGCAAAAGCGGCACTTGCTGATGCAAAACTCAAATTCTACGATGTGTTAATTGTCGATACGGCAGGTCGCTTGCACGTTGATACAGAAATGATGGACGAAATCAAGCAAGTCCATGCAGCGTTAAATCCAATCGAAACCCTTTTCACCGTAGATGCGATGACCGGTCAAGATGCGGCAAATACAGCAAAAGCCTTCAATGAAGCCTTGCCACTTACCGGGGTTATCTTAACCAAAGTGGACGGTGATGCGCGTGGCGGTGCGGCTTTATCTATTCGCCAAATCACCGGCAAACCGATTAAATTCCTTGGTGTGGGTGAAAAAACAGAAGCCCTAGAGCCATTCCATCCTGATCGCGTAGCATCACGTATTTTAGGCATGGGCGATGTACTTTCCCTTATCGAAGATCTGGAACGCTCAGTGGATCGTGAAAAAGCGGAAAAAATGGCACAGAAATTCAAGAAAGGTGATGATTTCACCTTAGATGATTTCCGTGAACAGCTCCGCGAGATGAAAAAAATGGGCGGTATGATGTCGATGCTTGAAAAATTACCGGGTGCGAAAAACTTACCGGATCATGTCAAAAATCAAGTAGATGACAAAATGTTCATCAAAATGGAAGCCATCATTAATTCCATGACCTTAAAAGAACGTGCCAATCCAGATATTATCAAAGGATCTCGCCGTCGTCGTATTGCATTAGGTTCCGGCACACAAGTGCAAGATGTGAATAAGTTGCTGAAACAATTTGACGAAATGCAACGCATGATGAAGAAAATGCGCAAAGGTGGAATGGCAAAAATGATGCGCGGCATGCAAGGCTTAATGGGCGGAGGCGGCTTAGGTGGCCTCGGTGGTTTAGGCGGCATGTTTAAACGTTAA
- a CDS encoding nitric-oxide reductase large subunit → MGQYKKFWYLLVAVLIGAFSILGYYGFEVYREAPPIPQQYVSESGEKVITHDEILHGQTAWQTTGGMQVGSVWGHGAYQAPDWTADWLHRELTNWLDITANQEFGKNFADLNDEQQTLLKARLTKEYRGSKVENGTVVLSNTRLAAMEKTAQYYISLYGDDPATKVTREHFAMKDNTLPDLQARKDLTKFFFWTAWTASAERPNTNASYTNNWPHEPLINNVPTPENVVWSIASVVFLIAGIGFVVWIWSFKKREDEQDPPIPEVDPLTKLQLTPSQRALGKYLFTVLALFLLQVNLGAIVAHYTVEGQEFYGIDISQYLPYSLVRTWHIQAALFWIAMAFLAGGLFLAPIINGGKDPKFQKLGVDVLFWALVVLVVGSFTGSYLAIAHILPEEWSFMFGHQGYEFIDLGRFWQAVKFAGILFWLVLMLRGTVNAFKQPGDKNLLALFFASVIAIGLFYGPALFYGEHTHISVMEYWRWWVVHLWVEGFFEVFSVAALSFIFVSLGLVSRRTATVATITEAALFLIGGIPGTFHHLYFAGATTPIIAVGASFSALEVVPLVLLGHEAWEHWAMQQKTPWMDRLKWPLYCFVAVAFWNMLGAGVFGFLINPPISLYYIQGLNTTAVHAHAALFGVYGFLALGFVFLIARYLRPDTPFNDKLMKWGFWLLNGGLVLMIVSSLLPIGIIQGYASISEGLWYARSEEFMQQPLFDTLRWVRLGGDVVFIFGALAFFWQIFMMIFFKPKKTA, encoded by the coding sequence ATGGGACAGTATAAAAAGTTCTGGTACCTATTAGTCGCCGTATTAATTGGAGCATTCTCCATTCTCGGTTACTATGGGTTCGAAGTTTATCGTGAAGCACCACCAATTCCGCAACAATATGTTTCAGAATCAGGTGAAAAAGTGATTACTCACGATGAAATTTTACATGGTCAAACCGCTTGGCAAACCACTGGTGGTATGCAAGTGGGATCTGTTTGGGGTCATGGGGCATACCAAGCACCAGACTGGACAGCAGATTGGCTTCACCGTGAATTAACTAACTGGTTGGATATTACAGCGAACCAAGAATTTGGTAAAAACTTTGCTGATTTAAATGATGAACAGCAAACGTTATTAAAAGCGCGTTTAACCAAAGAATATCGTGGTAGCAAAGTTGAAAACGGTACTGTTGTGCTTTCAAACACCCGTTTAGCGGCAATGGAAAAAACAGCACAATACTATATTTCTTTATATGGTGATGATCCTGCAACCAAAGTGACTCGTGAACACTTTGCGATGAAGGATAATACCCTTCCTGACTTACAAGCACGTAAAGACTTAACTAAATTCTTCTTCTGGACAGCATGGACTGCCTCTGCAGAACGTCCAAATACAAATGCAAGTTATACCAACAACTGGCCACATGAGCCGTTAATCAACAATGTACCAACACCAGAAAACGTGGTTTGGTCTATTGCGAGTGTGGTATTCCTCATTGCTGGTATTGGTTTCGTGGTATGGATTTGGTCATTCAAAAAACGTGAAGATGAACAAGATCCACCGATTCCGGAAGTTGATCCCCTCACAAAACTACAGTTAACCCCTTCTCAACGCGCATTAGGTAAATATCTCTTTACGGTGCTTGCATTATTCTTACTGCAAGTGAATTTAGGGGCGATTGTTGCTCACTATACTGTTGAAGGTCAAGAATTCTATGGTATTGATATCTCTCAATACTTACCTTATTCATTAGTGCGTACATGGCATATTCAAGCGGCATTATTCTGGATTGCAATGGCATTCTTAGCTGGCGGTTTATTCCTGGCACCGATCATCAATGGTGGTAAAGATCCGAAATTCCAAAAATTGGGCGTGGATGTTTTATTCTGGGCATTAGTGGTATTAGTCGTCGGTTCATTCACCGGAAGTTATTTAGCAATTGCACATATTCTTCCAGAAGAATGGAGCTTCATGTTCGGCCACCAAGGCTATGAATTCATTGACTTAGGTCGTTTCTGGCAAGCGGTGAAATTCGCTGGTATCTTATTCTGGTTAGTCTTAATGCTTCGCGGTACAGTGAACGCATTTAAACAACCGGGAGACAAAAACTTATTAGCGTTATTCTTCGCTTCTGTCATTGCAATCGGCTTATTCTATGGCCCTGCATTATTCTACGGCGAGCACACTCACATTTCTGTGATGGAATACTGGCGTTGGTGGGTCGTTCACCTATGGGTAGAAGGCTTCTTCGAAGTATTCTCTGTAGCGGCACTCTCATTCATCTTCGTAAGCTTAGGTTTAGTTTCTCGTCGTACTGCGACTGTAGCAACTATTACTGAAGCGGCATTATTCTTAATCGGTGGTATCCCTGGTACGTTCCACCACCTATACTTCGCAGGTGCAACTACACCAATTATCGCAGTAGGTGCGTCATTCTCTGCACTTGAAGTGGTTCCATTAGTGTTATTAGGTCATGAAGCTTGGGAACACTGGGCAATGCAACAAAAAACACCTTGGATGGACCGTTTAAAATGGCCTCTTTACTGCTTCGTCGCCGTTGCATTCTGGAATATGTTAGGTGCTGGCGTATTTGGTTTCTTAATCAACCCACCAATTTCGCTTTACTATATCCAAGGCTTGAACACAACTGCCGTTCACGCTCACGCCGCATTATTCGGTGTGTATGGTTTCTTAGCGTTAGGTTTCGTGTTCTTAATTGCTCGTTATTTACGTCCAGATACACCATTTAACGATAAGTTAATGAAATGGGGCTTCTGGTTATTAAATGGCGGTTTAGTATTAATGATCGTATCAAGCTTATTACCAATCGGTATTATTCAAGGTTATGCAAGTATCTCTGAAGGCTTATGGTATGCACGTAGTGAAGAATTTATGCAACAACCATTATTCGATACCTTACGTTGGGTTCGTTTAGGTGGTGATGTGGTATTCATCTTCGGTGCACTAGCCTTCTTCTGGCAAATCTTTATGATGATTTTCTTCAAACCGAAAAAAACAGCTTAA
- the upp gene encoding uracil phosphoribosyltransferase, giving the protein MKLVEVKHPLVKHKLGVMREADIDTKKFRELATEVGSLLTYEATADLETEKVIIEGWNGPVEIDRIKGKKVTVVPILRAGLGMMDGVLEHVPSARISVVGIYRNEETLEPVPYFQKLASDLEERLAIVVDPMLATGGSMISTIDLLKAKGCQHIKVLVLVAAPEGIKALEKAHPDIELYCASIDDHLNEQGYIIPGLGDAGDKIFGTK; this is encoded by the coding sequence ATGAAACTCGTTGAAGTAAAACATCCGCTTGTTAAACATAAATTAGGCGTGATGCGCGAAGCTGATATTGATACTAAAAAATTCCGTGAACTTGCAACAGAAGTGGGCAGCTTACTCACCTATGAAGCGACAGCCGATCTCGAAACAGAAAAAGTGATTATCGAAGGTTGGAACGGTCCTGTTGAAATCGACCGTATCAAAGGTAAAAAAGTTACTGTTGTACCAATTTTACGTGCAGGCCTTGGCATGATGGATGGTGTATTAGAACATGTTCCTAGTGCTCGCATCAGTGTAGTCGGGATTTATCGTAATGAAGAAACCCTTGAACCCGTCCCTTATTTCCAAAAACTCGCGAGTGATTTAGAAGAACGTTTAGCTATCGTTGTGGATCCAATGCTTGCAACGGGTGGTTCAATGATCTCCACCATTGATTTATTAAAAGCAAAAGGTTGCCAACATATCAAAGTATTAGTATTAGTAGCGGCGCCAGAAGGAATCAAAGCATTAGAAAAAGCGCATCCAGATATCGAACTTTATTGCGCATCTATTGATGATCACTTAAATGAACAAGGCTACATCATCCCTGGCTTGGGTGATGCGGGCGATAAGATTTTTGGGACGAAATAA
- a CDS encoding nucleobase:cation symporter-2 family protein: MSNQTTTAPVEVQSMGKQAFVGLQMLFVAFGALVLVPLITGLNSNTALLTAGIGTLLFQLCTGKQVPIFLASSFAFIAPIQYGVQTWGIPTTMGGLACAGFVYFALSTLVKLRGSAALERIFPPVVVGPVIIIIGMGLAPVAVDMALGKNSAYSYEHSVLVSMITLVTTLSVAVFAKGMMKLIPIMFGIVAGYVVCLFLGLINFQPVLDAKWFELPQLTKPEFNLEAILYMLPIAIAPAVEHVGGIMAISSVTGKDFLKKPGLHRTLLGDGVATAAASLVGGPPNTTYAEVTGAVMLTRNFNPNIMTWAAVWAIAISFCGKVGAFLSTIPTIVMGGIMMLVFGSIAVVGMSTLIKGKVDVTEPRNLCIISVVMTFGIGNMFVNVGDTVSLKGISLCAIVAIVLNLILPKAKNEVE; the protein is encoded by the coding sequence ATGAGTAATCAAACTACAACCGCACCTGTTGAGGTGCAAAGCATGGGCAAACAAGCGTTTGTCGGTTTACAGATGTTATTTGTTGCCTTTGGCGCCTTAGTATTAGTTCCTTTAATCACCGGATTAAATTCTAATACTGCTCTTCTTACCGCGGGTATCGGTACACTGCTTTTCCAACTTTGTACTGGTAAACAAGTCCCTATTTTCTTGGCTTCCTCTTTTGCCTTTATTGCGCCTATTCAATATGGTGTACAAACTTGGGGTATCCCAACCACAATGGGTGGACTTGCTTGTGCAGGCTTCGTCTATTTCGCACTATCAACCTTAGTAAAATTACGCGGTAGTGCTGCACTTGAGCGTATATTCCCGCCTGTTGTTGTGGGTCCCGTAATTATCATTATCGGTATGGGACTTGCACCCGTTGCTGTGGATATGGCATTAGGTAAAAACAGTGCATATAGCTATGAGCATTCGGTATTAGTTTCTATGATTACCTTGGTCACTACCCTTTCTGTTGCGGTATTTGCTAAAGGTATGATGAAACTGATTCCAATTATGTTTGGTATCGTTGCAGGCTATGTGGTTTGTTTATTCCTAGGTTTAATTAACTTCCAACCTGTTTTAGACGCAAAATGGTTTGAATTACCTCAGTTAACCAAACCAGAATTTAATTTAGAAGCCATTCTTTATATGCTACCAATTGCTATCGCACCAGCCGTTGAACACGTTGGCGGTATTATGGCAATCAGTTCTGTAACAGGTAAAGATTTCCTTAAAAAACCAGGCTTACACCGCACCTTATTGGGCGATGGTGTCGCAACAGCTGCGGCTTCATTAGTAGGTGGTCCACCAAATACTACTTATGCTGAAGTAACGGGTGCTGTAATGCTAACTCGCAACTTTAATCCAAATATTATGACTTGGGCTGCAGTATGGGCAATTGCAATTTCCTTCTGTGGTAAAGTAGGTGCATTCCTTTCTACTATCCCAACCATCGTAATGGGTGGCATTATGATGTTAGTATTCGGTTCGATTGCCGTTGTCGGGATGAGTACCTTAATTAAAGGTAAAGTGGATGTAACTGAACCTCGCAACCTTTGCATCATTTCTGTGGTGATGACTTTCGGGATCGGTAATATGTTTGTCAACGTCGGTGATAC